TGATCAAGCGAGGCTTCGATGATCTGCATGATCTTGTGCCCGAGATACGCAACGGGGGGCTGAGCAAGAGCAGCGTCCTGACAGAGGCTGCCAACTTTCTCGACAAGCTCATCGAAGACAACAATGCCCTGCTGAAGCACATGAGCGGTGCGTCGGCAAACGGATAAGAGCTGCATACATGGATGTTGAGGACCGCGATCAAGTGTTCAGACAAGTGCATGTGCCGACAGAGCCACTGACTGGTAGTATGGATGAAGAAGGAGCTGTCTGCGGGCCCAGTGAAGATCAAGTCTCGTCTGCACACTCCAGTAACGGCCAGGAAGGACCGAGACACACGGCCAAGAGCGAGACCACGAAACGGCGAAATGATACCCAAACGCTATAGGAGGGATAGGCGGGTAGTGCTGCTCCCCGGTGTAATTTGATCTAGGCGTATATTGAAGCGAATAGAAGACAGCGGGAGGAAGGAGTTTTCCTGAGGATTTGATACCCAGAATACAAATACCATGACCACGAAATCAGCGTCGCCACCGCACCCGACTCCTTTCCTTTCATTCCCTCCACATCCACCCGCATAGAAAAAAGAAATACCCTCACTGCTCACGAAACCCCCCTCACACCCCCCGTCCTCACCGGCCCTTCCTCAGGAATCACCACCCGCATCGCCTCATCCCTAACCCTCGCCGGCCCTCTCTCATGCCCACTCGGCACCCCATCGACCCTGACATTCTTCCACCGCCCACGCACTCCCGGGCCGAACACAATCTGCTTCTGCCCGGGGTAATCGCACCGCGCGTGCGCGTTGCAGAAGCCCGTCTTGCACGCCGCGTTGCTGCTGCATGCGCTGCCGAGACACAAGTCGCCTGGTCGGCAGGGGGTGCAGAGACCCCAGGAACAGTGGGCTGTTGCGTCGCAGTGGGATGAGGATTCGCAGGGGTTCTGCTTTGTCGAGGGCGCGAGGCAGAGTGCTGGGGGTGTTTGTGTTTGTGTTTGCAGGGGTGTTTGCGGGGGGGTAGTGGGGCATGTGTGGAGACTGTGGTGCTGAAGCACGAGGTGGTGCTCTGCGATACACGACCCCTGCGCGTCGTTCTCGCGCGCGCGTCGTCCGCGGCTGTCTGGCTTCGTGGCGCGCGGCGAACAGGCTTGACATACGCCTCCGGAGCAGCGCAGGTGCGATTGGCATGGCTTTTTGCTGTTGCATGTGCTTCCTGCTTGGCCCGGTTGCGTCTCGCTGTTGGGACCGCAGATGCTGTTCTTGCAGAGCAGCGACGGCGTGCAGCTGTCCGCTCCGTCGCAGAGGTGGCCGGCGCAGCCGAATACGCAGGAGCTGGTGGGGGGGATGTAGGGGTTTAGTGCGAGGGTCGTGGAGGTGCTTAGTGCGGAGAGGGGGGAGGGGAGGTACGACGTCCAGTTGAAGTTGCTGCGGGCGGTGTGGGCGCGGCTGAGGACGTCTGTGAGGGCGGTGAAGGAGGCGTGTTCTGGACGGAGCGGGTTGACCATGGTGCTGGTGGATTCATTCTTGGAAGAGAGGTGGGAGTAGATCTGTGGTATTGTGAGCCTGTCGAAGCTGCATGAGAGAAGGAATCACTACCCATGGTATGCCTCGCAAGTTCAGCGCGTTTCCTTGGTCGAAGATGGCTTCTTTCTTGTGCTCGATGCCGGCCGACGTATGAACATACTCCCACTCCTCGACAAGGAGCAACTTCTGTTTGCCCTGCTTACCCTGGGCTCGCGCCGTTAACGTGTTACCGGGTAGGAACATCTGAGCCCACGGAGTGCCTGCGGTAGCATGCTCATCCTGCGCGAACCGGCCATGGATACCGATCACATCAACCGCAGGACAGTCAAACACGCTGTCGGGGAAATTCTGGATACCTCCCAGACTCTGCAGTCCGGATACGCCGCCGCTGATGACGGCGATGTTGGAGCTGTCCAGTCCGACCTTGAACTTCAAATGTGTGGCGATGTCGCAGAGCCAGGACTCGCCGGATGGAATGGGCCAGATACCGCTGAACGGTTGGTTTTGGATGTCGACGCCCTGCATCGTGTGAGCAGTGAAGTAAAGAAACATCCCAACAGGCTTCAGTGTCGGCTCAAGACTTGTACCACTTGTACGAACAAGTCATGGCAGATGCGGCACGTACCATGATAACCTCGGACAACTCACTCCATGACCTCCCTCCAAAGTTTTTAGACGGGTAATGCTTGAAGAAGACCTCCAGACGCGTCTTGTAGATGTCACGCAGCTCTTCACTGCTGTAGAAGTCCAGAAAAGCACCGCCTATCTTCTCGCAGTACGCATCACACGGCACATCGTTTGACCCACGAAGCGCGTGTGCGTCGTGAGGTGCGAGGATGACCTTGGTTTGGCCCTTGGATATGCGGTGGACAGCTGCAAGCGTATCATCGAGCTGGTCGAGCAGAGACTTGTCGAACTCGCCCAATTGGGGCTCCGGGTCTGTGTGGTGGCTGTCTGGACGGATAAAGAGTCTTATGACCCTCGCCTTGCTTTTTACAATTGCTTTGATGGTTTCGTCTCGGTGTTTTGGCGTGAAGTACTGCAGAAGAGGGTAGTTGACACCGCCAAAGGAGTGGTTGTCTGCTGTAATGAGCTGTGCAGACACGAGCGGAACGGAGAATGATACAGAGGAAAGGAAAGTGAGGAAGGTTGTGTAGTGCATGTTGAGATCTGTCAAGGCATGATACTTTGTGCGTGTCAGCAGCGCAGTGGACTACGAGTATTGATATACTTTACGGAGTGAACACGTTGAGTATTGTAGACACATCTCGAATGCAAGCGATCGACTGAGTGTTATGCTCGCAGATATTGGGGTGGTTCATCTATTTTGATTACCATGCAACGCACAGCCAATCAGATGACATTACCCCAGATTTACTGCCGGAAGTCTTCAATACAACCCCAGATCCTAGTAATTGGGTCCTGACCTTTTCTTGCTTCAAGGACTAGACCAGCATGCTGTCCTTCGACAAAGGAGCAGTGGTGGGTTCAAGCGTGGGTTGAAGCCACTAAGGGTCAGACTCCTAGAGGGCTATCACACAAGGTCCAGAGGCCGTGGATTCGGCGATCTGTCGTCTGAACGGTGCCCATCCATGAACATGTGAAGGTTTGTAGGCGGTGGATGCTACGCAAGTCGTCTTGGCGCGAGGTTGCTGGTGTGCAACGACCAGTTTGGAGCGGTGCTTGTGGGACTTCCCAGGCAGAAGAGATGGAAGGGCTTGTGCTCGGTCAGACATAACTCAGCCTGCAGGATTTGCGCATACAGCTTCCAGCCTTTGTAGCGTGGATAGCACCTCTGCTCCGATCTCTTCACCACTGGCTGACGGCGCGAATCGGCCGTGACGCAAGTCACTAAGAGCACCAACAGCTTCTTGGACTTCGGCTAGGGTTCGCCGGCTCTCCTCTTCCATCTCTGCGATCTGTGCTTCGAGGCTCTGGCATGCGTGTTCGATGCTGGAGTGAACAGTCTGTAGCGTATGCGGTGACTGGCGACCTAGACCGGAGAGCTGTTGATTTGGTAAGCCGATTGTACCGTGGCATTGCGTGCAGAGCGTACCTCTTCTTCCGTCTGGAGAGCGACTGGATCCATGCCTGGGACGTGCGCATCATCCAGCTGCCGTCTCTCTCGTGCATAAGCTCGTCTCAACTGCTTCGACCGTTTCACCTCCTTGGTGATGTCCACGCGTACAGCTTCAATCTCGGCTTCGCGCAGACGGTGGAGCTCTCTGTACAGGTCTTGGACGGCTGGGTTCTCACGATGGCTTCTGGGGAAGATGTCGGTGAACTGGCGCAGTGTCATGAAATCGCGTAGTGGTGCGGGAGCAAGGAGGAAGTCGCCCAGCAGCTTGGCTTCCTGCGCGGGCATGGTGGCGACGGAGACGGTCAGTTGTGAGAAGGTGTTGGCTCGAACGCGCGACCGGCGCGCCAGTGATGACGAGAGAGTGGTGGAGACACGCGCAGGGCTGAGCATGCTTGGTGAAGCGCGTCGGCGCGTTTTCGTCTGTGCGCGAAAAGCCGCGAGATGGCCACTGCAACAGCTCGGCGGACAAACACCGCTTCACTCGTCATCGGCTGACTCTGGCTCGAGGTGTGCCCC
Above is a genomic segment from Ascochyta rabiei chromosome 10, complete sequence containing:
- a CDS encoding Mannan endo-1,4-beta-mannosidase — protein: MHYTTFLTFLSSVSFSVPLVSAQLITADNHSFGGVNYPLLQYFTPKHRDETIKAIVKSKARVIRLFIRPDSHHTDPEPQLGEFDKSLLDQLDDTLAAVHRISKGQTKVILAPHDAHALRGSNDVPCDAYCEKIGGAFLDFYSSEELRDIYKTRLEVFFKHYPSKNFGGRSWSELSEVIMGVDIQNQPFSGIWPIPSGESWLCDIATHLKFKVGLDSSNIAVISGGVSGLQSLGGIQNFPDSVFDCPAVDVIGIHGRFAQDEHATAGTPWAQMFLPGNTLTARAQGKQGKQKLLLVEEWEYVHTSAGIEHKKEAIFDQGNALNLRGIPWIYSHLSSKNESTSTMVNPLRPEHASFTALTDVLSRAHTARSNFNWTSYLPSPLSALSTSTTLALNPYIPPTSSCVFGCAGHLCDGADSCTPSLLCKNSICGPNSETQPGQAGSTCNSKKPCQSHLRCSGGVCQACSPRATKPDSRGRRARENDAQGSCIAEHHLVLQHHSLHTCPTTPPQTPLQTQTQTPPALCLAPSTKQNPCESSSHCDATAHCSWGLCTPCRPGDLCLGSACSSNAACKTGFCNAHARCDYPGQKQIVFGPGVRGRWKNVRVDGVPSGHERGPARVRDEAMRVVIPEEGPVRTGGVRGVS